From the genome of Elusimicrobiota bacterium, one region includes:
- a CDS encoding HK97 gp10 family phage protein encodes MIRIVLKEKGEITKLLPQLPQRLRGAIVRAMRESAVLLQSYAKLYAPVFRGLLRVSIAQNVSEEGNRITGEVGSGLAYASVIEEGRNPWSGAMPPPSGDLRTWARRKLGDERLAFVVARAIKRRGFRAQPYLKPALLGATPRIQMIFQSRILEALQQAGGTL; translated from the coding sequence GTGATACGCATTGTGTTGAAAGAGAAAGGCGAAATAACCAAACTCCTGCCGCAACTGCCGCAGCGATTGCGCGGGGCTATTGTGCGAGCCATGCGTGAGTCGGCGGTTCTCCTGCAAAGCTATGCCAAGCTCTACGCGCCTGTATTCAGGGGACTCCTGCGCGTTTCCATAGCCCAGAACGTATCGGAAGAAGGCAACCGGATAACCGGCGAGGTCGGCTCAGGTTTGGCCTATGCCTCCGTGATTGAAGAAGGCAGAAACCCGTGGTCCGGCGCTATGCCGCCGCCGTCAGGCGATTTACGGACCTGGGCGCGGCGTAAACTGGGCGATGAGCGGCTTGCGTTTGTGGTAGCCAGAGCCATCAAGCGGCGCGGGTTCAGGGCGCAGCCGTATCTGAAACCCGCGTTATTGGGCGCAACGCCACGGATTCAGATGATCTTCCAGTCGCGTATTTTGGAAGCGCTGCAGCAGGCGGGAGGCACACTCTAA
- a CDS encoding phage tail tube protein encodes MPFATENQKYGFKKEATRGIAEATPQKFLAVGAEALLDYKSLLIADDKIRGSKEVFPSATGIREGGGTLPAIDLEADTLGDLLLGCLGKVTTTQPDAINSPTVFKHTFKPDNRVQFPSFTYFVDRGLGIKRYPLTVIKKLTMAGSVDGKGQVAADVLFKTEETTSAFSAVFGTPKPLMFFQTEFKLDGVLSQDVKSWTLSIDNASAAHRTLSQSRDPKDIVSSGRFAIEGGYEIYFETEANRQKFLDNLPQAIDLALTGDIIEDAFKSKLELSIPKAKYTAYAFGTLEGLFGSAVAFQAELDPALGYSLQAVLTNGVTGY; translated from the coding sequence ATGCCTTTTGCAACAGAAAATCAAAAATATGGATTCAAGAAAGAAGCCACCCGGGGAATAGCCGAGGCCACGCCGCAGAAGTTTTTGGCGGTCGGAGCTGAAGCGCTGCTGGATTATAAATCCCTGCTCATCGCCGATGACAAAATCAGAGGCTCAAAAGAGGTTTTCCCTTCCGCCACTGGAATACGTGAAGGCGGCGGGACGCTGCCTGCCATTGACCTGGAAGCAGACACCTTAGGCGATCTATTACTCGGCTGTCTCGGCAAGGTGACAACGACTCAACCCGACGCTATCAACTCGCCGACAGTTTTTAAGCATACCTTCAAGCCTGACAATAGGGTGCAGTTCCCGTCATTCACATATTTTGTGGACAGGGGGCTTGGCATCAAACGCTATCCGCTCACAGTAATAAAGAAGCTGACAATGGCCGGCTCGGTTGACGGCAAAGGCCAGGTGGCGGCAGATGTGCTGTTTAAGACCGAAGAAACCACGTCAGCTTTCTCGGCGGTATTTGGCACACCCAAACCTTTGATGTTCTTCCAGACCGAATTTAAGCTGGACGGGGTTTTAAGCCAGGACGTCAAAAGCTGGACTTTGAGCATTGATAACGCCTCAGCAGCGCACAGAACACTGAGCCAGTCCAGAGACCCGAAGGACATAGTATCCTCCGGCAGATTCGCGATAGAAGGCGGCTATGAAATATATTTTGAGACCGAAGCCAACCGGCAGAAATTCCTGGATAACCTGCCGCAGGCCATTGATTTAGCTCTGACCGGCGATATCATTGAGGACGCTTTCAAGAGCAAGCTGGAGTTGAGCATCCCGAAAGCCAAATATACCGCCTATGCATTCGGCACGTTGGAAGGGCTGTTCGGCTCAGCCGTAGCCTTCCAGGCCGAGCTGGACCCCGCCTTGGGTTACAGCCTGCAGGCCGTCCTAACGAACGGAGTAACGGGGTATTGA
- a CDS encoding peptidoglycan recognition family protein: MNKPKLALNIDLSRSRPWTGIVWHHSASPDGLTRDWDAIRRYHMSYRIDGDSVSEGDYNRRLAAGAGQSFQPPWSDIAYHGGTEWVNGQVVFNWGRPLGQIGAHSGVKGASNIYNTDYLGLCAVGDFDKATPKPEHWEFNLQLTRAFMEAFRIPASHVIGHREVFDRLGVPRQKSCPGKCWDLELFRGEL; encoded by the coding sequence ATGAACAAGCCAAAACTAGCGCTGAATATTGATTTATCCCGGTCCAGACCGTGGACCGGCATCGTCTGGCATCACTCGGCCAGCCCGGACGGGTTAACGCGGGACTGGGACGCCATCCGCAGATACCATATGTCCTACCGGATAGACGGTGACAGCGTTTCGGAGGGCGATTATAATCGCAGGCTGGCCGCCGGAGCAGGGCAGTCATTTCAGCCGCCTTGGAGCGATATCGCCTACCACGGCGGGACAGAATGGGTAAACGGCCAGGTCGTTTTCAACTGGGGCAGGCCGCTCGGTCAAATTGGCGCTCATTCCGGAGTCAAAGGAGCCTCAAATATTTACAACACAGACTACCTTGGCCTGTGTGCCGTTGGAGATTTTGATAAAGCCACGCCTAAACCTGAGCACTGGGAATTTAATCTGCAGCTAACGCGTGCCTTTATGGAAGCCTTCCGCATCCCAGCCAGTCACGTAATCGGTCACCGTGAGGTATTTGACCGCCTCGGTGTGCCCAGGCAGAAATCATGTCCAGGAAAATGCTGGGACCTGGAACTTTTCAGGGGGGAACTGTAA
- a CDS encoding ParB N-terminal domain-containing protein, with protein sequence MTKIKPVQDNQSAQNITDMKVDTLLLDQDNPRLASGSNAKTQEDLLQVLWNEMAVDEVALSIAANGFFREEPLFVVPDGKGKYIVVEGNRRLAAVTLLRDEAKKKKVGATDLPTLTTVQRAKLDTLPVSVYSRREELWQYFGFRHINGAKPWDAFSKAQYVAEVHEKYKIPLDKIANSIGDRHTTVKRLYRGYKILEQAESSASFNREDRVRNRFYFSHLYTAADQPEFQKFLGLDPNKSLEQNPVPKGKLPELKEMMIWLYGSKASGKEPIVRSQNPDLNLLREVVSRKNALAGLRTGLPLERAFEIGIGDKRRFRESLTRAKEDLQQAKATVTTGYSGEQDLYDTIKDILAYAETIKSEMDAKDGKKAGGH encoded by the coding sequence ATGACAAAGATAAAACCCGTACAGGACAATCAATCCGCACAAAATATTACTGACATGAAAGTTGACACACTTCTTCTGGACCAGGACAATCCTCGGCTCGCGTCAGGCTCAAACGCAAAAACCCAGGAAGATCTTCTCCAGGTGCTTTGGAATGAAATGGCCGTGGACGAAGTGGCTCTGTCAATTGCTGCCAACGGATTCTTTAGAGAGGAACCATTATTTGTTGTTCCAGATGGCAAAGGAAAATATATCGTAGTTGAGGGAAATCGACGATTGGCGGCCGTCACGCTGCTTCGAGATGAGGCGAAGAAAAAAAAGGTTGGGGCAACAGATCTCCCCACTTTAACAACGGTGCAGAGAGCGAAGCTCGACACTCTGCCAGTTTCTGTTTACAGTCGCAGAGAAGAACTTTGGCAGTATTTTGGGTTTCGTCATATCAATGGTGCCAAACCATGGGACGCATTCAGTAAAGCTCAATATGTGGCGGAAGTCCATGAAAAATACAAAATCCCGCTTGATAAGATTGCAAATAGCATCGGGGATAGACATACCACTGTAAAACGATTGTATCGCGGGTACAAAATTCTTGAACAAGCCGAAAGCTCAGCAAGTTTTAATAGGGAGGACCGAGTTAGAAATCGCTTCTACTTCTCTCATTTATACACAGCAGCAGATCAACCAGAATTCCAAAAATTTCTCGGTCTAGACCCAAATAAATCATTGGAACAAAATCCAGTCCCGAAAGGGAAACTTCCTGAACTAAAGGAGATGATGATTTGGCTCTATGGCAGCAAAGCAAGCGGGAAAGAACCCATAGTAAGGTCTCAAAACCCAGACTTAAACCTACTCAGAGAAGTTGTCAGCAGAAAAAATGCTCTAGCAGGGCTGCGGACTGGACTTCCATTAGAAAGAGCTTTTGAAATCGGTATTGGAGATAAACGTAGATTTAGGGAATCCCTGACTCGCGCGAAAGAAGACCTCCAGCAGGCAAAAGCCACCGTAACCACTGGCTATTCAGGGGAACAAGACCTTTACGACACCATTAAAGATATACTGGCATATGCAGAAACAATCAAATCCGAAATGGATGCGAAGGATGGGAAGAAAGCCGGTGGCCACTAA